A stretch of Cyanobacterium sp. HL-69 DNA encodes these proteins:
- the argS gene encoding arginyl-tRNA synthetase ArgS, producing the protein MIDNLRQIFATTLKQTFGDDVTLMEPLVVPATNPRFGDYQCNVALPLAKELKDNPRAIAQRIVDNINLEEFCQPLQIAGPGFINITIKPEYIAQQITSAYQDERLGVTKIDSQGKTIIDFSSPNIAKEMHVGHLRSTIIGDSIARILEFRGHDVLRLNHVGDWGTQFGMLIAFLRQEKPEVLTTANAVAIGDLVTLYKQAKLKFDQDSEFKEEARQEVVKLQSKDPESIKAWQLLCEQSRKEFEVIYNLLDIELTERGESFYNPFLPAVINALEEENLLVEDQGAKCVFLDNFVNKQGDPLPLIVQKSDGGYNYATTDLACLKYRIEEDKATKIVYVTDAGQSNHFTQVFQVAQKANFIPENVELIHVPFGLVLAEDGKKIKTRSGETIRLKDLLDEAINRAKKDLESRLESEKRNEDETFINHVSKVVGLSAVKYADLSQNRTTDYKFSFDKMLALQGNTAPYLLYAYVRVQGISRKGNIDLENLEINQSLIIKEESELVLAKHLLQLDFIIKEVERDLLPNRLCLYLFELSQKFNQFYDQCPILQAEDDIKLSRLILADLTAKVIKLGLSLLGISVLERM; encoded by the coding sequence ATGATTGATAACCTTAGACAAATTTTTGCCACTACTCTTAAACAAACTTTTGGGGATGATGTTACCCTTATGGAGCCTTTGGTGGTACCTGCTACTAATCCTCGATTTGGGGATTATCAATGTAATGTGGCTCTTCCCCTTGCCAAAGAGTTGAAAGATAATCCAAGGGCGATCGCCCAGCGTATAGTTGATAATATAAACTTAGAAGAATTTTGTCAACCTTTGCAAATTGCAGGGCCAGGATTTATCAACATTACCATCAAACCCGAATATATCGCCCAACAAATCACCTCAGCCTATCAGGATGAGCGTTTAGGGGTAACAAAAATTGACTCTCAAGGAAAAACCATCATCGACTTTTCTAGCCCCAACATCGCCAAAGAAATGCACGTAGGGCATTTACGCTCAACCATTATCGGTGATAGCATTGCCCGAATTTTAGAATTTAGAGGGCATGATGTCCTAAGACTAAACCATGTGGGGGATTGGGGTACCCAATTTGGGATGTTAATTGCTTTTTTACGCCAAGAAAAACCCGAAGTATTAACCACCGCCAATGCCGTTGCCATTGGTGATTTAGTCACTTTATATAAACAGGCAAAATTAAAATTTGACCAAGATTCTGAATTTAAAGAAGAAGCCCGTCAAGAAGTAGTAAAATTACAAAGTAAAGATCCTGAAAGCATTAAAGCATGGCAACTTTTGTGTGAACAATCAAGAAAAGAATTTGAAGTTATTTATAATCTTTTAGACATAGAATTAACTGAAAGAGGAGAATCTTTTTATAATCCCTTTTTACCCGCAGTTATTAATGCTTTAGAAGAAGAAAATTTATTAGTAGAAGATCAAGGGGCTAAGTGTGTTTTCCTTGATAACTTTGTTAATAAACAAGGTGATCCTTTACCCCTAATTGTACAGAAATCTGATGGGGGTTACAACTATGCAACCACTGATTTAGCGTGTCTAAAATACCGCATCGAAGAAGATAAAGCCACTAAAATTGTTTATGTTACCGATGCGGGACAAAGTAACCATTTTACTCAAGTTTTCCAAGTAGCCCAAAAAGCTAATTTCATCCCCGAAAATGTAGAATTAATCCATGTTCCTTTTGGGTTAGTTTTAGCAGAAGATGGTAAAAAAATCAAGACTAGATCTGGAGAAACTATCCGCTTAAAAGATTTGTTAGATGAAGCCATTAATCGAGCTAAAAAAGACTTAGAAAGTCGCCTTGAAAGTGAGAAAAGAAATGAGGATGAAACCTTTATTAATCATGTTAGTAAAGTAGTGGGTTTGAGTGCTGTAAAATATGCTGATTTAAGTCAAAATCGCACCACTGATTACAAATTTAGCTTTGATAAAATGTTGGCTTTACAGGGTAATACTGCTCCTTATCTTTTGTATGCTTATGTGAGAGTACAGGGAATTAGTCGTAAAGGTAATATTGATTTAGAAAATCTGGAAATTAATCAATCTTTGATTATTAAAGAAGAGAGTGAGTTAGTTTTAGCAAAACATCTTTTACAGTTAGATTTTATTATTAAGGAAGTTGAGCGAGATTTATTGCCGAATCGACTTTGTTTGTATTTGTTTGAATTGAGTCAAAAGTTTAATCAATTTTATGACCAATGTCCTATTTTACAAGCTGAGGATGATATTAAGTTATCTCGTTTAATTTTGGCTGATTTGACTGCTAAGGTAATTAAATTAGGTTTATCTTTGTTAGGAATTTCTGTATTAGAAAGAATGTAG
- the folB gene encoding dihydroneopterin aldolase FolB — translation MDSIEVNGICAYGYTGLFQEERTLGQWFEVDLTMWLDLEPSAKSDDIEKTVDYRQAITMVKHIIKTAKFALVEKLADVIAEDVLKIDLVTKVRVRLRKPAPPIPDFSGSITIDITRSQ, via the coding sequence ATGGACTCCATCGAAGTAAATGGCATTTGTGCCTATGGTTATACGGGCTTATTCCAAGAGGAAAGAACTTTAGGACAATGGTTTGAGGTAGATTTAACTATGTGGTTAGATTTAGAGCCATCAGCAAAAAGTGATGACATCGAAAAAACCGTTGATTATCGTCAGGCTATTACCATGGTTAAACATATTATTAAAACTGCTAAATTTGCCTTGGTAGAAAAATTAGCGGATGTAATTGCCGAAGATGTTTTAAAAATCGATTTAGTGACCAAAGTTAGAGTAAGATTACGAAAACCAGCGCCCCCTATTCCCGATTTTAGTGGCAGCATTACTATAGACATTACTAGAAGTCAATAG
- the yggT-2 gene encoding YggT family protein, with protein MNLAIISTIVLGILLLVMTLLFIFRIVMTWYPNIDVSKFPYKIAYIPTEPFLVPTRKVIPPLGGIDITPIVWLGIITLLREVLLGQQGIITMAMR; from the coding sequence ATGAATTTAGCAATAATTAGTACAATTGTTTTAGGTATATTATTATTGGTCATGACCCTTTTGTTTATATTTCGCATCGTCATGACATGGTATCCCAACATCGATGTTAGTAAATTTCCCTACAAAATCGCCTATATACCCACGGAGCCTTTTTTAGTCCCCACCCGTAAGGTTATTCCTCCCCTCGGTGGTATTGATATTACCCCCATTGTTTGGTTAGGTATTATCACCCTTCTGCGGGAAGTTTTATTAGGGCAACAGGGCATTATCACCATGGCCATGAGGTAG
- the psbX gene encoding photosystem II protein PsbX — MTPSLSNFLWSLLWGGAIVVIPATVGLILVSQADKIRR, encoded by the coding sequence ATGACTCCTTCTTTATCTAATTTTCTCTGGAGCTTGTTATGGGGTGGTGCAATTGTTGTAATCCCTGCAACTGTTGGTTTAATCCTCGTGAGCCAAGCTGACAAAATTCGCCGTTAA
- the psbA gene encoding photosystem II q(b) protein, which translates to MKSTKNEIIKTMTTILQQEKVSSWEQFCQWITSTNNRLYIGWFGVLMIPTLLTATICFIIAFIAAPPVDIDGIREPVSGALLYGNNIITAAVVPSSNAIGLHFYPIWEAATLDEWLYNGGPYQLIIFHFLIGIFCYMGRQWELSYRLGMRPWICVAYSAPVSAATAVLLIYSIGQGSFSDGLPLGISGTFNFMFVLQAEHNVLMHPFHMIGVAGVFGGALFSAMHGSLVTSSLIRETTEIESQSLGYKFGQEEETYNIVAAHGYFGRLIFQYASFNNSRALHFLLGAWPVVGIWFAALAVSCFAFNLNGFNFNHSILNSEGEAINTWADVINRANIGIEVMHERNVHNFPLDLASAEPVSAPIING; encoded by the coding sequence ATGAAGTCCACAAAGAATGAAATTATAAAAACCATGACAACAATACTACAGCAAGAGAAAGTTTCAAGCTGGGAACAGTTTTGTCAGTGGATCACCTCTACCAACAACCGCTTATACATAGGCTGGTTTGGAGTATTGATGATCCCCACATTATTAACAGCAACCATCTGTTTTATCATTGCCTTCATCGCCGCTCCTCCCGTGGATATTGATGGAATTCGAGAGCCTGTATCAGGTGCATTACTTTATGGTAATAATATAATTACTGCCGCCGTTGTACCCAGTTCCAATGCCATCGGACTACACTTCTATCCCATTTGGGAAGCAGCCACCCTCGATGAATGGTTATATAACGGAGGCCCTTACCAATTAATCATTTTCCATTTCCTCATAGGTATCTTTTGCTATATGGGCAGACAGTGGGAATTATCTTACCGCCTTGGTATGCGTCCTTGGATTTGCGTTGCCTACAGTGCTCCTGTGTCCGCCGCTACCGCCGTTCTATTAATTTACTCCATTGGACAGGGTTCCTTTTCCGATGGTTTACCCCTCGGTATTAGCGGTACTTTTAACTTTATGTTTGTTCTTCAAGCCGAACATAATGTACTAATGCACCCTTTCCATATGATAGGTGTGGCTGGGGTATTTGGAGGGGCTTTATTCTCCGCCATGCACGGTTCTTTGGTTACATCTTCTTTAATTCGGGAAACCACCGAAATCGAATCTCAAAGTTTAGGTTATAAATTCGGACAAGAAGAAGAAACCTATAATATCGTAGCTGCCCATGGTTATTTTGGTCGCCTAATATTCCAATATGCTTCTTTCAATAACAGTCGTGCTTTACATTTTCTCTTGGGTGCTTGGCCTGTGGTGGGCATTTGGTTCGCCGCCCTCGCCGTATCCTGTTTTGCCTTCAACCTCAATGGTTTTAATTTTAACCACTCTATCCTTAACAGTGAGGGAGAAGCCATCAACACTTGGGCTGATGTGATTAACCGTGCCAACATTGGTATTGAAGTAATGCACGAACGCAATGTTCATAACTTCCCCTTAGATTTAGCTAGTGCTGAGCCTGTATCTGCACCTATTATTAACGGTTAA
- the serA gene encoding D-3-phosphoglycerate dehydrogenase SerA, which yields MIPNPREIALSTIKIIYIFSMAKVLVSDSVDEAGIKILTQVAQVDIKTGLSEDELTAIIPQYDALMIRSGTKVTEKVIQAADNLKIIGRAGVGVDNVHVPSATRKGIVVVNSPEGNTIAAAEHALAMMLSLSRHIPDANQSVKEGKWDRKSYIGSEVYKKTLGVVGLGKIGSHVAKVGKAMGMKILAYDPFISQERANQLGCTLVDLDILFSESDYITLHIPKTKETANLINAESLSKMKPHARIINCARGGIIDEDALYETLKEGKIGGAALDVFASEPLGESKLRELGNNIILTPHLGASTAEAQVNVAIDVAEQIRDVLLGLPARSAVNIPGLSPDVMEKLRPYMRLAETLGNLVGQLAGDRVESLNVKLQGDLADNSSQPLVTASLKGLLSKALRERVNYVNAAIEAKERGIHLIETRDATIKDYSNSIYLEAVGTKGTHAVTGALLNDGEIRITSINGFPVNVPPNSYMLFTLHRDVPGIIGKIGSLLGNFNVNIASMQVGRKIVRGDAVMVLSIDDPLPEGVLPEILKVGGVTDAYTVSL from the coding sequence GTGATACCGAACCCTAGAGAGATCGCCCTTAGTACAATTAAGATTATTTATATATTTAGTATGGCAAAAGTTCTAGTATCAGATTCTGTCGATGAGGCAGGTATTAAAATTCTCACTCAAGTAGCCCAAGTTGACATCAAAACAGGATTATCCGAAGACGAATTAACCGCCATCATTCCCCAATATGATGCTTTGATGATTCGCTCAGGTACGAAGGTGACAGAAAAAGTAATTCAAGCAGCCGATAACCTCAAAATTATTGGTAGAGCAGGGGTAGGGGTTGATAACGTCCATGTGCCATCCGCTACCCGTAAAGGCATTGTGGTGGTAAACTCCCCCGAAGGAAATACCATCGCAGCCGCTGAACACGCCTTAGCGATGATGTTGTCTCTTTCCCGTCACATTCCCGATGCCAATCAGTCAGTAAAAGAAGGAAAATGGGATCGTAAAAGCTATATCGGTTCTGAAGTTTACAAAAAAACCCTTGGGGTAGTAGGTTTAGGGAAAATTGGCTCCCACGTGGCGAAAGTGGGTAAAGCCATGGGTATGAAAATTTTAGCCTATGACCCTTTCATTTCCCAAGAAAGAGCTAATCAATTGGGTTGTACCCTAGTAGATTTAGACATCCTTTTCAGCGAATCCGATTATATTACCCTCCACATTCCCAAAACTAAAGAAACAGCTAATCTCATCAACGCTGAATCCCTTTCCAAAATGAAGCCCCATGCCAGAATTATCAACTGTGCTAGGGGTGGTATCATCGATGAAGATGCCCTCTATGAAACCCTCAAAGAAGGTAAAATTGGCGGTGCAGCCCTTGATGTGTTTGCCTCTGAGCCTTTAGGGGAATCTAAACTCAGGGAATTGGGTAACAATATTATTTTAACCCCCCACTTAGGTGCATCCACCGCTGAAGCTCAAGTAAACGTTGCCATTGACGTAGCCGAACAAATTAGAGATGTATTACTCGGACTTCCTGCCCGTAGTGCGGTCAATATCCCCGGATTAAGCCCCGATGTCATGGAAAAATTACGTCCTTATATGCGTTTAGCGGAAACCCTCGGTAATTTGGTAGGACAGTTAGCGGGCGATCGTGTGGAGAGCTTAAATGTTAAACTACAAGGAGACTTAGCTGATAATAGCAGTCAACCTTTAGTAACAGCATCTCTCAAAGGTTTGTTATCCAAAGCCCTCCGAGAAAGAGTTAACTACGTTAACGCCGCCATCGAAGCCAAAGAAAGAGGCATCCACCTCATCGAAACCAGAGACGCAACCATTAAGGATTACAGTAACTCTATTTACCTCGAAGCCGTTGGCACCAAAGGCACCCATGCGGTTACAGGCGCATTATTAAACGATGGAGAAATTCGCATCACCAGCATTAATGGTTTTCCTGTGAATGTTCCCCCTAATAGCTATATGCTTTTTACCCTCCACCGTGATGTACCCGGTATTATTGGTAAAATTGGCTCTTTGTTGGGTAACTTCAACGTTAACATTGCCAGTATGCAAGTAGGGCGCAAAATCGTCCGTGGGGACGCTGTGATGGTACTTAGTATTGATGATCCTTTACCTGAAGGTGTTTTACCTGAAATCCTCAAGGTAGGCGGTGTTACCGATGCTTATACCGTAAGTTTATAG
- the prmA gene encoding ribosomal protein L11 methyltransferase PrmA has translation MNSSWWEIKIKNVPDLEDTIFWHLQEFGCKGSALIQDDGIWYVKGYVPTVDITEPQLQQLASEVQEDFDGREFDFSYESMDDQDWSSSWKDHWQPMEIGQKMVVYPAWINVPPECDRHVIRLDPGSAFGTGVHPTTQLCMEALERQLEHKNQPLTIADIGCGTGILSLTARLLGVEKIIATDIDPLAVRATHENMEFNNIDNIEVFQGSIDKVKEVSQEKLDGIVCNILAEIIKTMIPYMGTIIKPQGWVILSGILVTQSEDIKQILKDNNWNITAYHSKENWCSIEAEKC, from the coding sequence ATGAATTCTTCTTGGTGGGAAATTAAAATAAAAAATGTGCCTGATTTAGAGGATACTATTTTCTGGCATCTACAGGAGTTTGGCTGTAAGGGTTCGGCTCTAATTCAAGATGATGGTATCTGGTATGTAAAAGGATATGTACCCACAGTAGATATTACTGAGCCACAGTTACAGCAGTTGGCTTCTGAAGTTCAAGAAGATTTTGATGGGCGAGAATTTGATTTTTCCTATGAATCCATGGATGATCAAGATTGGAGTAGTAGTTGGAAAGACCATTGGCAACCCATGGAAATCGGCCAGAAAATGGTTGTCTATCCCGCTTGGATTAATGTGCCTCCTGAGTGCGATCGCCACGTAATCCGCTTAGATCCAGGTTCCGCCTTTGGTACAGGGGTTCATCCCACTACACAACTATGTATGGAAGCTTTAGAAAGACAATTAGAGCATAAAAATCAACCTCTTACCATTGCCGATATTGGTTGCGGTACAGGAATTTTATCCCTAACTGCTCGTTTACTGGGTGTAGAAAAAATAATCGCCACGGATATTGATCCCCTTGCAGTGAGAGCGACTCACGAAAATATGGAGTTCAATAATATTGATAATATTGAAGTTTTTCAAGGTAGTATTGATAAAGTCAAAGAAGTAAGTCAAGAAAAACTTGACGGTATTGTTTGTAATATTCTTGCCGAAATTATTAAAACTATGATTCCTTATATGGGAACTATTATTAAACCTCAAGGATGGGTAATTTTGAGTGGTATTTTAGTTACCCAATCTGAGGATATAAAACAAATTTTGAAGGATAATAATTGGAATATTACAGCCTATCATTCCAAAGAAAATTGGTGTTCCATTGAAGCAGAAAAATGTTAA
- the sfsA gene encoding sugar fermentation stimulation protein — translation MNNSYLYQYPPLTSGILLKRYKRFLADIQLDSGEVITAHCANTGPMIGVCEVGKRVQLSHSNNPKRKLAYSWEMIELGEKQKVWVGINTGLPNKIIKIALENNLIPELAGQYDTVKSEVKFGQDNKSRIDFVLKGENNQKPIYLEVKNTTLTHNNLALFPDTETTRGQKHLRELIALCDEAIPVMLYFINRSDCDLFAPGREFDPKYGALFDEAREKGVKILPCRFDVSPEGVKYLGLAKIID, via the coding sequence GTGAATAACTCCTACTTATATCAATATCCTCCCCTAACATCAGGAATACTCCTGAAGCGATACAAAAGATTTTTAGCTGATATTCAACTAGACTCAGGGGAAGTTATCACCGCCCATTGTGCCAACACAGGACCTATGATTGGGGTGTGTGAGGTAGGAAAAAGGGTACAGCTATCCCATAGCAACAATCCTAAAAGGAAATTGGCTTATAGTTGGGAAATGATTGAGTTAGGAGAAAAGCAAAAAGTTTGGGTAGGTATCAATACAGGGTTGCCCAACAAAATTATTAAAATTGCCCTTGAAAATAACCTAATTCCCGAATTAGCAGGGCAATATGACACCGTAAAAAGCGAGGTTAAATTTGGGCAGGATAACAAAAGTCGTATTGATTTTGTTTTGAAAGGGGAAAACAACCAAAAACCTATTTATCTGGAAGTAAAAAATACTACTCTCACCCATAATAATCTCGCCCTATTTCCCGACACAGAAACTACCAGAGGGCAAAAACACCTGAGAGAATTAATCGCTCTTTGTGATGAAGCTATCCCTGTGATGCTTTATTTTATCAATCGCAGTGATTGTGATTTGTTTGCCCCCGGCAGAGAATTTGATCCTAAATACGGGGCCTTATTTGACGAGGCGAGGGAGAAAGGAGTGAAAATTTTACCTTGTCGTTTCGATGTATCCCCAGAAGGGGTTAAATATTTAGGTTTGGCAAAGATTATAGATTAA
- a CDS encoding RpoE family ECF subfamily RNA polymerase sigma-70 factor gives MVSSISLSWSSLSIALSKQRVKIDQLSNTDLILRCQEGNKPDRVAFSELLNRYQPYVDKILYNLAPDWHDRADLAQEVWIRVYKNIKRLNEPQKFKGWLSRITTNLFYDQLRKRKRHAPPLSLDASITRGDDDDLKWEIPSDVPLPEDNLSTVEFYDLLNSAIADLPETFRVTIILREIQGLSYEEISDITKVSLGTVKSRIARARNRLQLLLKPYLENQN, from the coding sequence ATGGTATCTTCTATTTCGTTATCATGGTCTAGTTTATCAATTGCTTTATCAAAACAAAGAGTGAAAATCGACCAACTCTCAAACACAGACCTAATATTGCGTTGCCAAGAGGGCAATAAACCTGACCGGGTAGCGTTTTCAGAACTCCTTAACCGCTATCAACCCTATGTTGATAAAATCCTCTATAATTTAGCCCCTGATTGGCATGACCGAGCGGATTTAGCTCAGGAGGTGTGGATTCGGGTTTATAAAAATATTAAACGGTTAAATGAACCCCAGAAGTTTAAGGGCTGGTTGAGTAGAATTACAACTAATTTGTTTTATGATCAGTTACGTAAAAGAAAACGCCATGCTCCCCCATTGTCTTTGGATGCTTCTATTACTCGTGGGGATGATGATGATTTAAAGTGGGAGATTCCTTCTGATGTTCCTCTACCTGAAGATAATTTAAGTACCGTTGAATTTTATGATTTGTTGAATAGTGCGATCGCCGATTTACCCGAAACATTCCGAGTAACCATCATTCTTAGAGAAATTCAAGGTCTAAGCTATGAAGAAATCTCCGATATTACCAAAGTTTCTTTAGGAACGGTAAAATCAAGAATAGCAAGGGCTAGAAATAGATTACAACTTTTGTTAAAACCATATTTAGAGAATCAAAATTAA
- the ffh gene encoding signal recognition particle subunit Ffh, whose translation MFDALAERLEDTWKKLRGQGKISQSNIQDALQEVRRALLEADVNFQVVKSFVAEVEKNALGAEVISGVNPQQQFVKIVYDELVKVMGESNVPLAKADKAPTVILMAGLQGTGKTTATAKLALYLQKQKRSCLMVATDVYRPAAIDQLITLGEQIKIPVFQLGSDANPIEIARQGVAQAQEQGIDTVIIDTAGRLQIDKDMMGELSQIKSTVNPHETLLVVDAMTGQEAANLTRTFHEEIGITGAILTKMDGDSRGGAALSVRTISGQPIKFIGVGEKVEALEPFYPDRMASRILNMGDIVSLVEKAQEELDIGDVEKMQRKMMEAKFDFNDFLKQMRLLKNMGSFAGVMKLIPGMNKIGAGAIEQGEAQLKITESIINSMTKDERENPEILAKSPNRRRRIAKGSGHQEKEVSRLISDFTRMRSMMQQMTTGGGMPSMPGMGGMPGMGGLGGLLGGNAPMPGSRGKGGGKPKKKKKKRGFADL comes from the coding sequence ATGTTTGATGCACTAGCAGAGCGTTTAGAAGATACATGGAAAAAATTGCGTGGTCAAGGAAAAATCTCGCAGTCAAATATCCAAGACGCACTACAAGAAGTTAGAAGAGCATTACTAGAAGCAGACGTTAATTTTCAGGTCGTCAAAAGTTTTGTGGCAGAGGTAGAAAAAAATGCCCTCGGTGCCGAAGTAATTTCAGGAGTTAACCCCCAACAGCAGTTCGTCAAAATTGTTTACGATGAGTTGGTTAAGGTGATGGGAGAAAGTAATGTTCCCCTTGCCAAAGCCGACAAAGCCCCCACAGTTATTCTTATGGCGGGGTTACAGGGTACAGGTAAAACCACTGCCACCGCCAAACTTGCCCTTTATTTACAAAAACAAAAACGCTCCTGCTTGATGGTAGCCACGGACGTATATCGCCCCGCGGCGATCGATCAGTTGATTACCCTAGGGGAGCAGATAAAGATCCCCGTATTCCAGCTTGGAAGCGATGCTAACCCCATAGAAATTGCCCGTCAGGGAGTAGCCCAAGCCCAAGAACAAGGCATCGATACGGTGATTATAGATACCGCTGGGCGATTACAGATTGACAAAGACATGATGGGGGAATTATCCCAAATCAAATCTACCGTTAATCCCCATGAAACCCTCTTGGTAGTAGATGCCATGACGGGGCAAGAGGCGGCTAATTTAACTAGAACTTTCCATGAAGAAATAGGCATTACAGGGGCGATTCTTACCAAAATGGATGGGGATAGCCGAGGGGGTGCCGCTCTTTCTGTGAGAACGATTTCGGGGCAACCTATTAAGTTTATTGGGGTTGGGGAAAAAGTAGAAGCCCTAGAACCTTTTTATCCCGATCGCATGGCATCCCGTATTTTAAATATGGGTGACATTGTCAGTCTAGTGGAAAAAGCCCAGGAGGAGCTAGACATCGGTGATGTGGAAAAAATGCAACGCAAAATGATGGAGGCGAAATTTGATTTTAACGACTTCCTCAAACAAATGCGTCTACTCAAAAATATGGGTTCTTTTGCGGGGGTAATGAAACTTATTCCAGGCATGAATAAAATTGGTGCTGGAGCCATAGAGCAAGGGGAAGCCCAATTAAAAATCACTGAGTCTATCATTAATTCTATGACCAAGGACGAAAGGGAAAACCCCGAAATTTTGGCAAAATCCCCTAACCGTCGTCGTCGTATCGCTAAAGGCTCTGGTCATCAGGAAAAAGAAGTTTCCCGTCTCATCAGTGATTTTACTAGGATGCGATCAATGATGCAACAAATGACCACTGGGGGAGGAATGCCAAGTATGCCCGGTATGGGAGGAATGCCGGGGATGGGCGGTTTGGGAGGACTTTTGGGGGGAAATGCACCCATGCCTGGCTCTCGTGGTAAAGGGGGCGGTAAACCCAAGAAGAAAAAGAAAAAACGTGGTTTTGCCGATTTATAA
- the rluE gene encoding 23S rRNA pseudouridine2457 synthase RluE, with translation MKKYTYILFYKPYNVLCQFTDDSPHASERETLKKYIDIPDIYSVGRLDLDSEGLLLLTDNPRVKHRLCDPSFAHPRIYWVQVENIPSSDSLKQLENGVTIKGKKTKKAIALKLENEPKLPPRNPPIRYRKNIPTSWIELTLTEGRNRQVRKMTASINHPTLRLVRKAIALTPQIQLTIDNLDVGQIRELTPQERQAIESI, from the coding sequence ATGAAAAAATACACCTATATTTTATTTTATAAACCCTATAACGTTCTTTGTCAATTTACCGATGATAGCCCCCATGCTTCCGAGCGAGAAACCCTAAAAAAGTATATTGATATACCCGATATTTATTCCGTGGGAAGACTCGATTTAGATAGTGAAGGTTTGTTATTATTAACTGATAATCCGAGGGTAAAACATCGTCTTTGTGATCCTTCCTTCGCCCATCCTCGAATTTATTGGGTACAGGTGGAAAATATCCCTTCTTCAGACTCTTTAAAACAGCTAGAAAATGGGGTAACAATTAAAGGCAAAAAAACAAAAAAAGCGATCGCCCTTAAACTAGAAAATGAACCAAAATTACCCCCCAGAAATCCTCCCATTCGTTACCGAAAAAATATCCCCACCAGTTGGATAGAATTAACCCTTACCGAGGGCAGAAATCGTCAAGTAAGGAAAATGACAGCTTCTATTAACCATCCTACTCTTAGATTAGTACGAAAGGCGATCGCCCTTACTCCCCAAATTCAGCTTACCATCGATAACTTAGATGTTGGACAAATTAGAGAATTAACCCCCCAAGAAAGACAAGCCATAGAATCAATATAA